CCCTACTGGCTCGTGGGCGGGAAGCACGTCAAGTCCTACAAGGACCTGCCGCGGCCGGTGAAGGTGGGCATCAGCTCGCCCACGTCCGGCAACGTCTACGTCTCCCTCAAGCTGCTGCAGACCGCGGGCATCCCGGAGAAGGACGTGCGTCTGGTCAAGGTCGGCGGATCGTCCGCGCGTCTGGCGGGCGTCAAGGCCGGCAAGATCGACGTGGGCTCGCTCACCTTCGGCAAGATGCTGGCCGCGCGCGACGCGGGCTTGACCGTTCTCGGCGCCGCGGAACAGTTCGTCAAGGAATACGCGTTCCTGCAGCTCGCCATGAACAAGAACTTCATCAAGGACAACCCCGAGAAGTCCGTTGCCCTGTTGGGCACGCTGATTCGCGGATGCGCCTTTGTCAACGACCCTGCGAACGGCGAGGAAGTGCTGGATATCTACACGAGGGTGATGCGCAACAAGCCGCACATCGCCAAGAAGATGTACGAGATCGAAGTCGTGGAAGCGAAGTCCATCCCCGACCGCTGTCAGGCGACCGCGGGGGGCATCGAAGCCTACATCGAATCGGCTTTCTGGACCAAGTCCATCGCCAAGGACACCAAGGTCCCGCCGACGGATCAGATCATGTTCAAGGAATTCCACGACAGGGCCCTGGCTTGGTATAACAACAAGGGCTGGATGAAGAAGTAGGATCGACGGCTCAAGCCGTCATCGGACAAGAGGAAGGGACCCTTTCGATGTCGCGGGACATCGGGAGGGTCCCTTTTTCATTCGAAGTCACGCCAGCAGTTGCAGCGCCGCCGCGGCGTAGACCCGCGCGGCCCGGCGCACCTGCCCCAGCGGCACCACCTCGGCGTCCGTGTGGGCGAAGGCCAGGTCGCCCGGGCCGAACATGACGGTCTCGATGCCCTTCTCGTTCAGGTAGCCCGCGTCCAGCGCCGCCGGGAAGTAAAGCGGCGGCCCGGCCTCTCCCGCCTGCCCGCGCGCCGCCTCCAACGCCCCGGCCACCTCGCTGCTTGCCGGCACATCCGCCGGATACATGAAGTTCCCCTGCGTCACCTCCACCCGCCAGGGCTCCATGTCCGCCAGCGCCCGCGAGATGGCGGCCAACGCCTCCCCAGGCTCCTCGCCCGGCATGAGCCGCCGGTCCAGCGTCAGCCGGCAGTGGTCCTGGATGGTGTGGAGGATGTCGGGACCGCTCTCGATGTGGGTGGCCACCAGACTCGCCGGACCCAGCTCCGGATGGGCGATGCCGTCCACCAGTCCGTCCAGCCGCTCCAGCACGGCGCGCGCGCCGTCCACCGCGTTGACTCCCGCCCACGGCGTGCTGCTGTGGCAGGACTTGCCGCGCACCACCACGTCCACGTCGATGCGGCCCTTGTTGCCCAGGCAGACCCGGTTGGTGGTGCCCAAGCCGACGATGCCGTAACGGGCCGTAAGCCCGTCCTCCTCCAGCATGTGCCGGGCCGCGTGGTGCCGCCCGGTCTCCCCGGCCAGGCTCACCGCCAGCGACAGCGGCCGCGCCAGCGCCAGGCCCGACCGGCATACCGCGGCCGCACCCGCCATCATGGCCGCCAGGGCGGCCTTCTGCTCGCAGCCGCCCCGGCCCCAAAGACACGGCCCCGAGAGCCCGTAGTCCTCGCCCGGAACGACCTTCGCGGAGAACGCCTCGGGCATCGACCCCGCCGGGTAGGTCATGGCGTAGCCCATAAAGAGCAAGCCTTCCGCCGCATCGGAGCCCGGGCCGCCGCACCGCCACAGCAGGTTGCCCATGCCGTCGACCCTTGGCGCCACGCCCGTGAGCCCTTCGAGACTGGGCGCCACCACGTCGGCGGCAAACGCCTTCACCGCCGGGTCCGCCTCCATGAGTTCGGTGTGCACCGACGGGACCCGGAGCAGCGCGCCGAACAGCGCATCCAATTCCGCATCGTCGACGTGCTTACCGGCAATGAGAAAGGCTTCCCGTGCGTCCATGGTCATACACCCAACGTTACGCGTCCCGCGGCCGTGTCTCTCCGCCCCCGCACCCTGTCCCTACTCGCCCGGCTCTTCGAAGATCTCCACCCGGATCGCCTGCCCCCGCCCCGATTCCGGGCAGGCGCTGACCGCCACCAGGCAGTCCATCTCCGCGCGAAAGTCCACTTGGGCCTCGTCCTTGGGACGCACGAACGTGTCGAAGATGGCGCCCGTGTCCGGGTCGAAGCGCATGGTCTGGAAGATGTTGAACGGGCTCGGGATGTCCACCGGGGCGATGTCCCACGGGCGCACCGCATCGGACAGGTTCTCGTAGCACCCGTGGGTGGGGATGTCCTCGGGCCGCTTGGGATTGGGGTCCACCCCTTCGATGAAGTTCCGCTGGGCGAGTCCCGCCGCCACCAGCTCGAAGCGCTTGCGGCTGCACATGCCCTTCTGCAGATCGTGCCGCCCCTCCTCGAACGTGTCCGCGACGATGGTCAGGAGTGGATTGTTGAGCTTGGACAAGAGCTGGTCACCCGTGCTGATGAAAAGCTTGGCCTGGTTGGTCTTGGTGCGCGCCTGGTCGAACCGCTCCGTGAGGTCATGCAGGTTGAAGGCCACGAAGTCCACAACCGACCGACCGGCCACGCGGAGACACTGCCCCTTCAGAACGGTAACGGCCCGTCCCGAGTTCTTCGGCACGGTCACGCTGCTGAGTATGTTAACCGACATGTTTTCAACCCTTTCCGCGGGGTTGAAGCGTCTTGCGCCGCCTGCCTTCCACTTGCGTTCAATTGAGGCTTCTGCTAACCCGAATTCAGTTGCAAAGTCAAAAGGGAGAGCTGTCATGTTCACCGACAAAGTCGAATTGAAAGACTTCGAAAAGATGGATCCGGAGTACCAGGATCTGTTGAAACGGGTGCTCGCGATCCAGTGCGACTGCGAGATCGGCGGACCCCACCTCTATCTGGAGGACATGCTGCCAAAGGCGCCCACGAAGCTGTACCAGCTCGTGGTGGCGCGCACGGCGGCCGAAGAGGTGGATCACTACCGCAAGATGGCCCGTCTGGCGGGTGACATCGGCGAGGACGTCTCCTATGTGCTGAGCTGGCCGAACCAGAAGCGTTACGTGGAGGCTTTCCGCGGCAAGATCACCACCTGGGAAGACTTCGCCGTCTTCGGCTTCCTGATCGACCGGGTGGGCCGTTTCCAGCTCGAAGAGTTCGAGGACTGCAGCTACATGCCTCTTGCCGAGATCCTTCCCACCATGGAGCTTGAAGAGTCGGCCCACATCTCGTTCGGCACGAACCTGGCGCGAGAGTTGGCCGAGAAGGGCGACGAGTCCAAGGAGCGTGTCCAGAATGCGGTGAACTACTGGTACGTGAAGGGGCTGGACATGTTCGGCAAGTCGGAGTCGAAACGCTCCGAACGCTACCGTCATTGGGGCCTCAAGCGGCGCACCAACCGCCAGCAGCGGGCGGAGTACACCGCCGAGATCAACGCGCTCATCACGGACATGGGGCTGGAGATCCCGGATCCCAACGAAGGCCGGCTCTACGCCTGAGGTTGACTCCAACATGGCACAAGCACCCCATACCGTCGAGTTGGACGAGTACCTGAAGGATTTCATCACCGCGGTCCACGGCGCGGTTAACCGGGCGGTACCCAACATCAAGGACGACAAGATCGTGGACCAGGCCCTCAAGGACTGCCAGGAGGTCCTGGACATGGTGATGGAGGGGAAGGTATCCGAGTGGGTAGAATGACCCCACCGGATCCCCTACCCGCTCCAGGCGTCGCATCCGAACCCACGTCATAAACCGGCGCGGCCGGCCCCCACATCCCTTACCGGAGGTTCGCACCCTTGGACATCGTGGTCTGCGGCAAGATCATTCCCGCCAGCACCGTCACCATCGAGATCGATCCCGCCACGAAGCGGATGATCCGCAAGGGCGTCGCCCACGAGCTGGACCCGGCCGCGGCCAGCGCCGTGGAGGAGGCCCTGCGGCTGATGGAGCAGGTGGGCGGCACGGTCACGCTGGTGACCATGGGGTTCAACGAGATCACCATCGGCGTCCGCACGGCCCTGGCCATGGGCGCCACCTCCGCGGTGCACATCTTCGACGACGCCCTCGCCGGATCGGACACCTTGGCGACCGCCAAGGCCCTGGCCGCGGCCATCGGCAAGAAGCCCTTCGACCTGATCATCTGCGGCACGGAAAGCAGCGACAGCTATTCCGGCATCGTGCCCGGCCAGATCGCGCGACTGCTCGGGGTCCCGCCGGTGACCTTCGCCAACGAGATGAGCGTGGAGGGGAACACCCTCACGGTGAAGCGCCAGAGCGAGTCGGGCTACGACGTGGTGGAGGCCGACCTGCCCGCGCTGGTGACGGTCACCAGCGGCATCAACGAGCCCCGCTACCCGCAGCTCAAGGGCATCATGGCGGCCAAGCGGAAAGAGATCGTGCAGTACACCGCGGCGGACCTGGGACTGGCGGCCGGCGACGTCGGCGAGGCGGGTGCGCGGGAGAAGGTGCTGGAGGTGGGCAGGCCGGCCCAGCGCGAGGCCGGCGAGGTGGTGGAGGACGACGGGGATGGGGGCAAGCGCATCGCCGGTTTCCTGGCCGAGGCCAAGGTCCTTTAGTGTGCACTTAGCAAGGTCTTCCCGATGTCTGACGTGATTTGGGTCTATGGCGAGGTGGTGGACGACGCCGTCACCTCGACGACGCTGGAAATGGTGACCAAGGCGGCCGCCGTGGGCACCGCCGAGGCGATCCTGCTGGGTCCGGCGCCGGACAACGCGGTGGAACTGCTGGGCGAGCACGGCGCGAGCAAGGTCTACCGCTCCCCCGACCCGGTGTTCCGCGACTACCTGACCCTGCCCGCCGCCACCGTGGTGGAATCCCTGATCCGGCGGCACAAGCCCGCCATGGTGCTGTTCGCGTCGAGCTACGGCGGCCGCGACGTGGCCGCGGCCCTGAGCGCCAGCCTCGACTGCGGCGCCATTACCGACGTGGCGGACTTCACCCTGACCGACGGCGCGGTGGAGGCCAAGATCCCCGCCCTGGGCGCCAGCTACTGGAACACCGCCACGCTGGCGCACGACGACGTCAAGCTCCTGCTGGTGCGTCCCAAGTCCTTCGATCCCGCCCCGAACCCCAAGACCCCGGTGGTGGAAGAGGTGGCCGCGCCGAGCGACGCCGAGCTGTGCAAGGTCCGGCTCAAGGAAAAGGTCGTCGCCAAGGCCGAAGGGCCGCAACTCGACGGCGCCAAGGTCGTCGTCGCCGGCGGCCGCGGGCTCGCGGGGGCCGAGAACTTCGACATGCTGCGGGAGCTGGCGGAGCTGCTGGACGGGGCCGTGGGCGCCACCCGCGCCGTGGTGGACTCAGGCTGGGTCCCCTACTCCCTTCAGATCGGACAGACCGGCAAGACCGTCAAGCCGGAGCTTTACATCGCCTGCGGCATCTCCGGCGCGGTGCAGCATCTCGCCGGCATGAAGGACTCCAAGCTCATCGTCGCCGTCAACAAGGACGCCGAAGCCCCCATCTTCCAGATGTGCGACTTCGGTATCGTGGGAGACGTCTTCAAGGTCGTGCCGCAGTTGATCGAGGAGATCAAGGCACGCCGATAGGAGCAGGCGTCACAGGGTCCAAGCGTCAGCCTCTTGACACGGCACCCCATTACGTAGTACATACTCGTCGTTCTGCTGACGCACCAGCCAGTCCCCTCGGGAATGAGCCGTTACCGGCCCCCGGGGGTTTTTTGCATCCGCGTTCTTCCCTCTACGACGTCAACCGCTGGTCGCCTCATCAGGTGGCACGAAACCGTCGACGAGAACGTTGACCTTCGACGATTCCGTCGACCCGCAACGTCCAGGGAGTGCGGAAAATCACCGCATTTCAAGGCGTTACCGCAACTAGGCTCTATGGCACGAGGTTTGCGTCAATAGAACGACAAATCATCCTTCGAATGAGGAAACCACGATGCAATCACTCACGCTTCTCGACGTCATCAACGCGGTCGGCGAACACGCCAAGACCCCCGACGAACTGAAGGCCGTCGTCACCCACCTCGTCAACAGCGGCATAGTCAAGCTGAGCGGCGAATTCGCAGGGTGCAAGATCGAGTTCGCCCCCGGTCCCATGCTCGGACCCGTAGGCTCCCAGACCACGCTGCCGCAGCAGGCGCTGGATCAGGCGGGCTGACGAACGGGCTGTCATCATTCGGCACGTCCTGTATTCGCAGCAGTTCGACCGCTCGATCCTTGATGGACTGTTTCGCCGCGCGGACGAGTTCCGCCGGCGCATGGCCGCGCCTTCTGAAAAGCTCGCGCTGACCCAGCTCCATCGCGGCAAGACGCTGTTCAGCGTCTTCTACGAACCGTCCACGCGCACGCGCATGTCCTTCGGCGCCGCGGCGCAGCACCTGGGAATGAGCGTCGTGGCCACCGAGAACGCGCGCGAGTTCTCCTCCGCCATCAAGGGCGAGAGCATCGAGGACACCATCCGCGTCCTGTGCGAGTACTACCCGGACGTCATCGCGCTGCGCCACTACGAGATCGGCGCGGCGGAACGCGCCGCCCGGTACAGCTCGGTCCCGATCATCAACGCGGGCGACGGCGCGGGTCAGCACCCCACCCAGGCGCTCCTGGACCTCTACACCATCCACCAGGCCCTGGGCGCCATCGACGGTCTCACCGTGACCATCGGGGGGGACCTGGCCAACGGCCGCACCGCCCGTTCCCTGGCCTACCTCCTGGCCAAGTTCGACCGGATGCGCATCCTCTTCGTCGCGCCGGACTCCCTGCGCATGGGCGCCGACATCAAGGAACACCTCCAGGAGAAGGGCGTGACCTTCGCCGAGGAATCACGCCTGGAAGCGGCGTTGCCGCAAAGCGACGTGGTATACTGGACGCGGGTCCAGAAGGAGCGCCTGGACCCGGAGGCGGCCCGCGGTGAAGCACGCTCGCAATTTGTCATCGGCCCGGCGCAACTCGAACTCATGAAGCCCAACGCCGTGCTCATGCACCCGCTGCCGCGCCTCACGGAGATTCCACCCGAAGTGGACGCCGACCCGCGCGCCTGGTACTTCCGGCAGGCCGGCAACGGCATGTTCATCCGGATGGCGCTGCTGGAGTGGATCTTTGAAGGCGACTGAGCAGAGCTGTTCCGACGCAGGACACCGGGGCTCCTGACCCCCGTCGATGCTTTACGAGAAGCTGCTCGCGCCCCTGCTGTTCCGGATCGATGCCGAGACCGCGCACAATGGGGCGTTGAGCCTCCTGCGGCAAGCCAACGCGCGGCCGTGGCTGCAATCCGTGCTGGCCGGCCGCGACCCCCCGCCCGACCCCCGCCTCGAGCAGACCCTGTGCGGCATGCGTTTCCGCAACCCCATCGGCCTGGCCGCGGGGTTCGACAAGAACGGCATCGCCGCGTCCGCGCTGGCGGCCCTGGGCTTCGGCTTCATTACCGTGGGCTCCGTCACCCCCGGCCGCGGCCAACCCGGCAATCCGCGGCCGCGCCTGTTCCGCGACGTCCCCCACCGCGCGCTGTGGAACCGTCTCGGGTTCAACAACCGCGGCGCGGAGACCCTGGCGGAAGTGCTGGAAGCCCAGCCGCGCCCGCCCGTGCCCCTGGGCATCAGCCTCGGCAAGGCTCGGGAAACGCCCCTCGACGACGCCTACAAGGACTACGCTTGTTCCCTGGAAACGCTGTATCCGTACGCGGACTTCTTCGAAATCTGCATCAGCTCGCCCAACACCCGGAATCTGCGGGAACTGCAGGAAGGCAGCCGGTTGGAAAAGCTGCTGGGCGGCCTGGTGAAGAAAGCCGCCGAGCTGGCACGGGCCGGCGGCATGGCGCGGCGAAAGCCGATCTGGCCCAAGTTCGCCCCGGACATGCCGCCCATCCTCCGCGACATCGCGTTGGCCATGTGCCGGCAGTTGCTGGATCCCGAAACCGATGCCGTCATCATCGGCAACACCACCATCGACCCCGCCTTCAACCCGGATCCGTCCAAGGGCGGCTACAGCGGCCCCCCGCTCTTCCCCAAGGCCCTGGACCAGGTCCGCGGCGCCACCGCCGCCCTCGCCGGCCGCCTCACCCTCGTGGGCAACGGCGGCATCTTCAACGGCCACGACGCCTACACCATGATGAAGGCGGGCGGCTGCGCCCTCGTCCAGGTCCACAGCGCCTTCCCCTACCGCGGCCCAAGGGTCGCCCGCGGCCTGGTGGAAGAGCTGCTGAACTGCATGGACCAGCATGGTGTGCGGCACGTCTCAGAGATCGCGTGAGACTTACACCAGCGGGCGGTCCAGGCTGCGGTATTGGATGGCTTCGGCGACGTGCGCGGACTGGATGGTCTCGGTGCCGGCGAGGTCGGCGATGGTGCGGCCGACCTTGAGGATGCGCACGTAGGCGCGGGCGCTCAGGCCGAGGCGGTTGATGGCGTTCTCCAGGAGCTGTTCGGCCGCGGCGTCCACGCGGCAATATCGCCGGACGTCGCGCGCGCTCATGTGCGCGTTGGCGTGGATTCCGCGCTCCCCGAAACGCTCCACCTGGACCCTGCGGGCCTGGTTGACCCGGTCGCGCACGGCCTCGGAAGGCTCGCCCGGCGCCCGCGAAGCGAGGGCTTCGTAGGCCACCGCCGGAACCTCCACCTGGATGTCGATACGGTCGAGCAGAGGCCCCGAGACCCGTGAGCGGTAGCGGGCGATCTGCATGGGCGTGCAGCGGCACTCCTTCTGCGGGTCGGCGAAGAAGCCGCAGGGACACGGATTCATGGCCGCCACGAGCATGAAGCTCGCCGGGTAGTCGATGGAGCCGGCGGCACGCGCCAAGGTGATACGGCCGTCCTCCAAAGGCTGGCGCAGGACCTCCAGGACGTTGCGGCGGAACTCCGGCGCCTCGTCGAGGAAGAGCACGCCGTTGTGCGCCAGCGAAACCTCGCCGGGCTTGGGCACGGTGCCACCGCCCACGAGCCCCGCGTCGGAGATGGTGTGGTGCGGCGCCCGGAACGGGCGCACGGCCACCAGCGAGCGCCCGTTGAGCACCCCCGCCACGCTGTGGATCTTGGTGGTCTCCAGGGCCTCCGGCAGGGTGAGGTCCGGCAGGACGGTGGCGAGCCGCTTGGCGAGCATGGTCTTGCCGGAGCCCGGTGGCCCCATGAGCAGGACGTTGTGGCTCCCCGCGGCCGCCACCTCCAGCGCGCGCTTGACGTGGGGCTGGCCGCGCACGTCGCTCAGGTCGGCGTCGTGCACCGAGTGGCTGTGAAAGAGCCGCGCCAGGTCCACGCGCATGGGCTCGATCTCCCGATCCCCGTTCAGGAAATCCACCACTTCGGCCAGGCTCTCCACGCCGTAGACCTCGATGTCCTGGACCACC
Above is a window of Deltaproteobacteria bacterium DNA encoding:
- a CDS encoding electron transfer flavoprotein subunit beta/FixA family protein; this translates as MVCGKIIPASTVTIEIDPATKRMIRKGVAHELDPAAASAVEEALRLMEQVGGTVTLVTMGFNEITIGVRTALAMGATSAVHIFDDALAGSDTLATAKALAAAIGKKPFDLIICGTESSDSYSGIVPGQIARLLGVPPVTFANEMSVEGNTLTVKRQSESGYDVVEADLPALVTVTSGINEPRYPQLKGIMAAKRKEIVQYTAADLGLAAGDVGEAGAREKVLEVGRPAQREAGEVVEDDGDGGKRIAGFLAEAKVL
- a CDS encoding YifB family Mg chelatase-like AAA ATPase — encoded protein: MLSRIYGAALHGIDALRVAVEVDIASGLPETFMVGRPQGAVRESKVRIRAALRNCGYPFPYQRITINLAPADVRKEGSGYDLPMAVGIAAAQGAVVSSRLGDCLMVGELSLDGAVKPVRGALSIAAAVKREGLAGLILPRANGAEAAVVQDIEVYGVESLAEVVDFLNGDREIEPMRVDLARLFHSHSVHDADLSDVRGQPHVKRALEVAAAGSHNVLLMGPPGSGKTMLAKRLATVLPDLTLPEALETTKIHSVAGVLNGRSLVAVRPFRAPHHTISDAGLVGGGTVPKPGEVSLAHNGVLFLDEAPEFRRNVLEVLRQPLEDGRITLARAAGSIDYPASFMLVAAMNPCPCGFFADPQKECRCTPMQIARYRSRVSGPLLDRIDIQVEVPAVAYEALASRAPGEPSEAVRDRVNQARRVQVERFGERGIHANAHMSARDVRRYCRVDAAAEQLLENAINRLGLSARAYVRILKVGRTIADLAGTETIQSAHVAEAIQYRSLDRPLV
- a CDS encoding quinone-dependent dihydroorotate dehydrogenase; amino-acid sequence: MLYEKLLAPLLFRIDAETAHNGALSLLRQANARPWLQSVLAGRDPPPDPRLEQTLCGMRFRNPIGLAAGFDKNGIAASALAALGFGFITVGSVTPGRGQPGNPRPRLFRDVPHRALWNRLGFNNRGAETLAEVLEAQPRPPVPLGISLGKARETPLDDAYKDYACSLETLYPYADFFEICISSPNTRNLRELQEGSRLEKLLGGLVKKAAELARAGGMARRKPIWPKFAPDMPPILRDIALAMCRQLLDPETDAVIIGNTTIDPAFNPDPSKGGYSGPPLFPKALDQVRGATAALAGRLTLVGNGGIFNGHDAYTMMKAGGCALVQVHSAFPYRGPRVARGLVEELLNCMDQHGVRHVSEIA
- a CDS encoding urea carboxylase-associated family protein, giving the protein MSVNILSSVTVPKNSGRAVTVLKGQCLRVAGRSVVDFVAFNLHDLTERFDQARTKTNQAKLFISTGDQLLSKLNNPLLTIVADTFEEGRHDLQKGMCSRKRFELVAAGLAQRNFIEGVDPNPKRPEDIPTHGCYENLSDAVRPWDIAPVDIPSPFNIFQTMRFDPDTGAIFDTFVRPKDEAQVDFRAEMDCLVAVSACPESGRGQAIRVEIFEEPGE
- a CDS encoding phenylacetate-CoA oxygenase subunit PaaI yields the protein MFTDKVELKDFEKMDPEYQDLLKRVLAIQCDCEIGGPHLYLEDMLPKAPTKLYQLVVARTAAEEVDHYRKMARLAGDIGEDVSYVLSWPNQKRYVEAFRGKITTWEDFAVFGFLIDRVGRFQLEEFEDCSYMPLAEILPTMELEESAHISFGTNLARELAEKGDESKERVQNAVNYWYVKGLDMFGKSESKRSERYRHWGLKRRTNRQQRAEYTAEINALITDMGLEIPDPNEGRLYA
- a CDS encoding ABC transporter substrate-binding protein, giving the protein MRAKSIAKGITTALLGASLLWSGQTLAQEKLRIPVAQTNATTSLVEQVAIHKGFFKDIGYDARVYSVSGGENAAVLALERGQLPFFGSDDNIALAIRPGSNIRIVGTELNTLPYWLVGGKHVKSYKDLPRPVKVGISSPTSGNVYVSLKLLQTAGIPEKDVRLVKVGGSSARLAGVKAGKIDVGSLTFGKMLAARDAGLTVLGAAEQFVKEYAFLQLAMNKNFIKDNPEKSVALLGTLIRGCAFVNDPANGEEVLDIYTRVMRNKPHIAKKMYEIEVVEAKSIPDRCQATAGGIEAYIESAFWTKSIAKDTKVPPTDQIMFKEFHDRALAWYNNKGWMKK
- a CDS encoding M20/M25/M40 family metallo-hydrolase, which translates into the protein MDAREAFLIAGKHVDDAELDALFGALLRVPSVHTELMEADPAVKAFAADVVAPSLEGLTGVAPRVDGMGNLLWRCGGPGSDAAEGLLFMGYAMTYPAGSMPEAFSAKVVPGEDYGLSGPCLWGRGGCEQKAALAAMMAGAAAVCRSGLALARPLSLAVSLAGETGRHHAARHMLEEDGLTARYGIVGLGTTNRVCLGNKGRIDVDVVVRGKSCHSSTPWAGVNAVDGARAVLERLDGLVDGIAHPELGPASLVATHIESGPDILHTIQDHCRLTLDRRLMPGEEPGEALAAISRALADMEPWRVEVTQGNFMYPADVPASSEVAGALEAARGQAGEAGPPLYFPAALDAGYLNEKGIETVMFGPGDLAFAHTDAEVVPLGQVRRAARVYAAAALQLLA
- the pyrB gene encoding aspartate carbamoyltransferase — protein: MYSQQFDRSILDGLFRRADEFRRRMAAPSEKLALTQLHRGKTLFSVFYEPSTRTRMSFGAAAQHLGMSVVATENAREFSSAIKGESIEDTIRVLCEYYPDVIALRHYEIGAAERAARYSSVPIINAGDGAGQHPTQALLDLYTIHQALGAIDGLTVTIGGDLANGRTARSLAYLLAKFDRMRILFVAPDSLRMGADIKEHLQEKGVTFAEESRLEAALPQSDVVYWTRVQKERLDPEAARGEARSQFVIGPAQLELMKPNAVLMHPLPRLTEIPPEVDADPRAWYFRQAGNGMFIRMALLEWIFEGD
- a CDS encoding electron transfer flavoprotein subunit alpha/FixB family protein; the protein is MSDVIWVYGEVVDDAVTSTTLEMVTKAAAVGTAEAILLGPAPDNAVELLGEHGASKVYRSPDPVFRDYLTLPAATVVESLIRRHKPAMVLFASSYGGRDVAAALSASLDCGAITDVADFTLTDGAVEAKIPALGASYWNTATLAHDDVKLLLVRPKSFDPAPNPKTPVVEEVAAPSDAELCKVRLKEKVVAKAEGPQLDGAKVVVAGGRGLAGAENFDMLRELAELLDGAVGATRAVVDSGWVPYSLQIGQTGKTVKPELYIACGISGAVQHLAGMKDSKLIVAVNKDAEAPIFQMCDFGIVGDVFKVVPQLIEEIKARR